A portion of the Bactrocera neohumeralis isolate Rockhampton chromosome 2, APGP_CSIRO_Bneo_wtdbg2-racon-allhic-juicebox.fasta_v2, whole genome shotgun sequence genome contains these proteins:
- the LOC126759631 gene encoding uncharacterized protein LOC126759631: MQAHHAMPDFRCRSTCTHRECQRHAYLGIINQEEQCKCLGEVNASSIFLENVLDLSNTLAQIMIICGIHECKAKSTVDVVTYAFLHYDQVCYCMDTTPKKRLRKEDLFHELGKRCLMNRVEAHLAYTIVKRGFKAFYYQPNDELRLKEGRPSFSEECVYVHAARKTAESYARYDGLSCEEQRGFEAKIKVAYKKFYDRMLTRRNQPEGEDCNCCFCAKKRGHLIYGKQPPREAPKKEPHRCPYCCQKKKKKFIHAGRAGAKCPKCHRALRYCVCPKYDFDLDWVKSIWFRPDMDLYYKETIEERPIAKSGCEPDEPEPEIKGCDSQEIQKEEVEEEDEGEEGAEGAEPMGAADQPAAADIDMAGEEEEEGEQ; this comes from the coding sequence ATGCAGGCCCATCACGCCATGCCCGATTTCCGGTGCCGCAGCACCTGTACGCACAGGGAGTGCCAGCGCCACGCTTACCTCGGCATCATTAATCAGGAGGAGCAGTGCAAATGCTTGGGCGAAGTCAACGCTTCCTCAATCTTTCTCGAGAATGTCTTGGACTTGTCCAATACGCTAGCGCAGATCATGATTATCTGCGGCATACACGAATGCAAGGCTAAATCCACCGTCGACGTGGTCACCTACGCCTTTCTCCATTACGATCAGGTGTGCTACTGTATGGACACAACGCCGAAGAAGCGTTTGCGCAAAGAAGACCTGTTCCATGAGTTGGGCAAGCGGTGTTTGATGAATCGTGTCGAGGCACATCTCGCTTATACGATTGTCAAGCGGGGCTTCAAAGCTTTCTACTACCAGCCGAATGACGAGTTGCGTCTGAAAGAAGGGCGACCATCTTTCTCAGaggaatgtgtgtatgtgcatgccGCGCGAAAGACTGCCGAAAGCTATGCACGCTACGATGGCTTGTCGTGTGAGGAGCAACGCGGCTTTGAGGCGAAAATTAAAGTGGCCTACAAGAAATTCTACGATCGCATGTTGACGCGCCGCAACCAACCGGAAGGTGAAGATTGCAACTGCTGTTTCTGTGCTAAGAAGCGTGGTCATCTCATCTACGGCAAGCAGCCACCACGCGAGGCACCCAAAAAGGAGCCGCATCGCTGTCCGTATTGCtgccagaagaagaagaagaagtttataCATGCCGGACGTGCCGGTGCGAAGTGTCCGAAATGCCATCGTGCATTACGTTATTGCGTCTGTCCGAAGTATGATTTCGATCTGGATTGGGTGAAGAGTATTTGGTTCCGACCCGATATGGACTTGTACTACAAAGAGACTATTGAAGAGCGTCCAATCGCAAAGAGTGGTTGCGAACCCGACGAACCAGAGCCAGAGATAAAGGGATGCGATTCGCAAGAGATTCAGAAAGAAGAGGTGGAGGAAGAGGATGAAGGCGAAGAAGGCGCTGAGGGCGCAGAGCCTATGGGTGCGGCGGATCAACCTGCTGCCGCAGACATCGACATGGCGGGAGAAGAGGAGGAGGAGGGTGAACAATGA